From the genome of Bacteroidales bacterium:
AGCCACCGGGTACGCATTAAGAGGCAATTATCCCAATCCTTTCAAAAACACTACTACAGTAAATTATCGCATTCCCAAACAGGAACATGTCCGAATAGCAGTTTACAATAACCTGGGTAAACTGGAAAAAGTGCTGGTCGATCGAACTCACTCTGCAGGTTCTTATAGCGTACAGTGGAATGCTGAGGGCTTGTCACCGGGAATATATTTCTATGAGATGAAATGCGATAGCTATTCAGAAGTAAGGAGGGCATTAATAGCGAGATAGCGTCACCTAAGACAGATCTGTAAGCATAATTAGTGCCTCTAAGAAATTATTAAATTGCAATATGATAATAAATTAAGTTGTTCATCAACAACCTTATGAAACTTGACATATAACCCTTTAGATACCATGAAAATATCACGCCGCAACTTTATCCGCATGGTCTCTTTGTCTTCATTGAGCCTTGCAAGTTTTCCAATGGTCAATTTCGGATGCACCCGGCCTGGTAAACAAAGCCAACAAAATGGGGCTTTATATGAAATATTCCAGAATCCGCCCAATAGTTCAAAACCTTATGTCAGGTGGTGGTGGAATGGCAACCGCCTGACAAAAGAGGAGATTCTCCGGGAGCTTGATCTATTGAAAGATGCCGGTATTGGGGGAGTAGAAATTAATCCCATCAAATTTCCCGGAGGCGAGACCCTGGGCATAGAATCACTGACCTGGCTGAGTGATGAATGGATTGAAATGGTTCAGACTGCAGTACAGGGCGCCCATGAGCGAGACATGGAATGTGATATCATCGTAGGATCCGGCTGGCCTTTCGGCGGAGAATTTCTGGAAAAGAATGAACAGACCAGGATTCTGGCACTGGGTACGCGCAAACTGGAAGGCCCGGGGACGGTTACCCTTTCACGCCAGGAACTTTTGGATGAAGTAGAATTAGAGATCCATTCTAAGCACAAGCCGGTTTATAAACAGCTTCATTCGGTGCGGCTGGTATCTCCATATATGGAAGAATTCGATCCGGGAAAGGATTTGACAGATCAGTTTACTAATGAGGAGCTCCAACTTGATCTCCCATCAGGAGAGCATGTACTCTACTTTATGGTGTTGCAAACTGGTTACCAGGCTGTAATTAACGGTGCCCCAGGTGCCTCCGGTCCTGTTTTGAATCATTACGACCGTTCGGCTGTTAAAAAGTTCCTGACCCGGATGTCTGATACATTGAATCCGCGTTTGAACGGGCTGGACTCTGCGTTCCGCTCTATGTTCTGCGATAGTCTGGAGCTGGAAGGGGCCAACTGGTGCGAGGATATGCTGGAGGAATTTAAAAGACGCCGGGGATATTCGCTAGAGCCCTATTTGCCTTTTGTATTATTTAAGATCGGCCATATGGGAAACCGGGTTACAGATGAGTATGGCTCCAGGTTGGAAGGGTCAGCACTGGAAGAGGTGAAAAGGGCCCGATATGATTTTTATATTACCAGGCAAGAGCTTTTCAAAGAGCGGTTTATTAAAACCTATCAGCAATGGTGCGAAACAAATAATGTAAAATCCAGGGTTCAGGCCTATGGCAGAGGCTATCATCCCCTGGAGTCGAGCATGAATATAGATATCCCCGAGTGTGAGACATGGTTGCGGGGTAATATTGGTACCGAGCAAGGCAGGGCCTATACTACGGTTAACAAATTTGTAGCTTCCGGCTCCAGGCTTGCCGGAAAGCAGTTAGTAAGTTGTGAAGAGATCACCAATACTACCGTTGTGTTCTTTTCTACCCTCGAGATGATCAAAATAGCAGGCGACCAGAGCAACCTCTCCGGGGTAAACCATTCTATATTGCATGGGTTTAACTACAGCCCAAAGGAAGCCAGGTTTCCCGGATGGGTGCGGTATGGCACCTTTTTTAACGAACGCAATCCCTGGTGGCCTTTTATGAAATACTGGACAGATTATAAGGCTCGGCTTTCTGCCGTATTTCAGAATGCTGAAGCCCGTGCAGATGTTGCGATCATGCATCCCCTGGCAGATCTTTGGATGGAATATGGACTTCAAAGACTTCCATTTCCACGGGATGAACACCCCTGGTATCAGTTCGATTTATGGGAGGCGGTGCATCAAAACGGAAATACCTGCGACTATATCAGTGAAAAGATTTTAAATGAGGGGAAGATAGAAAAAGGAGCCCTTAGATACAATGGCCGCACTTACCATACCATAATGCTTATGGAGGTTGC
Proteins encoded in this window:
- a CDS encoding T9SS type A sorting domain-containing protein, coding for ILWADNDSAQGPLHLNFGLEKNGEAITLAKEEDGEIIFLDIVSFNRQTSDISKGRMPNGGPDWRFFKSPTPGKSNVEEQTDIEDSGDSKATGYALRGNYPNPFKNTTTVNYRIPKQEHVRIAVYNNLGKLEKVLVDRTHSAGSYSVQWNAEGLSPGIYFYEMKCDSYSEVRRALIAR